In Marasmius oreades isolate 03SP1 chromosome 1, whole genome shotgun sequence, one DNA window encodes the following:
- a CDS encoding uncharacterized protein (MEROPS:MER0001728) — MEDPELTYQSIRRAAEVHRQVRRHARKHIKPGMTMMEIVENIEDGVRALTETTGLESGLGFPTGVSLNNCAAHYTPNPGDTTVLKQGDVLKIDIGVHVKGRICDSAFTLNFDHTYDKLLEAVQAATNTGIREAGIDVRLGELGAAIQETMESYEVEVNGKILPVKSIENLSGHTIIPYSIHGGNRGKSVMLVKNDDQTKMEEGEYFAIETFGSTGRGRAVEGGESSHFAKIYDAPHVPLRLTSAKSLLNTITKTFGTLTFCRRHLHRIGETRHLLGLNHLVAQGIVQEYPPLFDQLGSMTAQFEHTVLLRPTVKEVVSRGDDY, encoded by the exons ATGGAAGACCCTGAACTGACATACCAAAGCATACGGCGGGCCGCTGAGGTTCACCGTCAAGTTCGTAGACATGCTCGCAAGCATATAAAACCtgggatgacgatgatggaGATAGTCGAAAATATCGAAGATGGAGTTCGCGCCTTAACAGAAACAACCGGCTTAGAATCTGGACTCGGTTTCCCGACTGGCGTTAGTCTTAACAACTGCGCTGCTCATTATACACCCAATCCTGGCGATACCACAG TTCTCAAACAGGGCGATGTCCTTAAGATTGATATCGGGGTTCATGTAAAAGGAAGAATATGTGATTCTGCCTTCACTTTGAATTTCGACCACACATACGACAAACTACTCGAGGCGGTTCAAGCTGCGACGAACACAGGAATTAGA GAAGCTGGGATTGATGTGCGGCTTGGAGAGCTTGGAGCTGCTATACAAGAAACCATGGAATCCTATGAAGTTGAGGTGAACGGGAAGATCCTTCCGG TCAAATCAATCGAAAATCTCAGTGGACACACTATCATTCCGTATAGTATTCACGGAGGAAATCGAGGGAAATCGGTCATGTTGGTCAAAAACGATGACCAAACCAAAATGGAGGAAGGGGAATACTTCGCGATCGAGACGTTTGGGTCGACAGGCCGTGGTCGTGCCGTTGAGGGT GGAGAGTCCTCACACTTTGCGAAAATCTACGATGCACCTCATGTTCCGTTAAG GCTGACCTCCGCCAAATCCCTTTTGAACACAATCACGAAAACCTTCGGGACACTGACATTCTGCAGACGTCACTTACATCGGATTGGCGAGACCAGGCATTTGCTAGGT CTTAACCATCTCGTGGCGCAAGGTATAGTACAAGAGTATCCGCCATTGTTTGATCAGCTAGGCTCTATGACCGCTCAATTC GAGCATACCGTTCTCCTCCGACCAACTGTGAAGGAGGTCGTTAGTAGAGGTGATGACTATTAA
- a CDS encoding uncharacterized protein (CAZy:CE10; MEROPS:MER0034548), with amino-acid sequence MTFVLPWPFSTSYPSSPDHNTSSDAHSEDPKRSLNVFLPHYSTPGVSPPSARIESGLKIRQRRPVRIWHLWKYGLFAAMKATEITLDLVSHQIWGPRKKSWGLEMTIINSLMRGAGRHSALVDITTIRLLMGLGGLIPLPSDALVTPVSFRVKRRGLRGILTDFDRMEDGTRLLSGEWVVGRKTWQKLQAEWEAGRSEKGKYSSISEPPKKQTRHERVILYIHGGAYYVSSAAAQRIVSIPLSKYTDCRVFAVDYRLAPETCFPGPLHDVVSAYFRLVEDLHIPPANVVLAGDSAGGGLCLALLMYLRDNDYALPSAAILMSPWVDLTMSCESWDSNAPYDVVPMPAPDDHLNPVVLYLGENMEHMTHPYASPLFGDFTGLPPLLIQGGDSEVLRDEITLLAHKATLSGVEVRHELYEDAIHAFQLYPFLEATTRSFTSMRDFLRRTLPQIQRCVPCALDHDAVEGLEREIENENVTIVRGDGVEIASGLNEVKESVVAESTESYSDTDEDIGKRHARYTSWVRQSGSSSMDVSSNSVDEEDNKQSSPPRQPMPTLSSPSTRRRRAGTLPSMPSLNRIRSAVSVLMQDPSPYSPTTPISLGHRRGAPSKISLPPSESPMSSMRSIAPSPSIRRSSRATSHQNITDLVQEWTNSGPANRTVVYSPRS; translated from the exons ATGACTTTTGTTCTCCCCTGGCCGTTCAGTACCTCATACCCCTCGTCTCCAGACCACAACACCAGCTCAGACGCTCATTCTGAAGATCCGAAACGCTCTTTGAATGTTTTCTTGCCCCATTACTCGACACCTGGAGTCTCGCCACCCTCTGCACGTATAGAATCTGGTCTGAAAATACGGCAGAGACGACCCGTTCGCATTTGGCACCTCTGGAAGTACGGCTTATTTGCTGCCATGAAAG CAACTGAGATCACCCTTGATCTTGTCTCGCATCAGATTTGGGGACCGCGCAAGAAATCTTGGGGGTTGGAAATGACAATCATCAATAGCCTCATGCGTGGAGCTGGTCGACATAGCGCGCTCGTGGACATT ACGACCATTAGATTACTTATGGGGCTCGGTGGATTGATACCCCTCCCTTCCGATGCACTAGTGACACCAGTTTCATTCCGTGTAAAACGACGGGGATTACGCGGTATACTGACCGACTTCGACCGCATGGAGGATGGCACACGACTTCTTTCGGGTGAATGGGTTGTGGGAAGGAAAACCTGGCAAAAGCTCCAAGCTGAATGGGAGGCTGGAAGGTCAGAGAAGGGAAAGTACTCTTCAATAAGCGAACCACCGAAGAAACAAACGCGACATGAGCGCGTCATCCTTTACATTCATGGAG GCGCATATTATGTGTCGAGCGCCGCTGCTCAGCGGATAGTCTCTATTCCGCTGTCCAAATACACCGATTGTCGCGTCTTCG CTGTCGATTATAGATTAGCGCCCGAGACTTGCTTTCCCGGACCTTTACATGACGTAGTCAGCGCATACTTCCGCCTGGTGGAAGACCTACATATCCCCCCCGCAAATGTCGTTCTAGCTGGCGACAGTGCTGGTGGTGGGCTTTGTTTGGCTCTTCTGATGTATTTGCGAGATAACGACTATGCTTTGCCCTCCGCCGCCATTTTGATGTCACCGTGGGTTG ATTTGACCATGAGCTGCGAGTCTTGGGACTCCAATGCTCCTTACGATGTTGTACCCATGCCCGCCCCAGATGATCACCTTAACCCGGTGGTACTTTATCTCGGTGAGAATATGGAACACATGACACATCCGTATGCAAGCCCTTTGTTTGGTGACTTCACAGGATTGCCCCCACTCCTCATACAAGGTGGAGACTCGGAGGTGTTGAGGGATGAGATCACCTTACTGGCACACAAGGCGACTTTGTCAGGAGTGGAGGTGCGACACGAGCTGTATGAAGATGCG ATTCACGCCTTCCAGCTATATCCCTTCTTGGAAGCTACTACCAGATCCTTCACATCAATGCGCGACTTCCTGCGCCGCACTCTACCGCAAATACAACGATGCGTTCCCTGCGCTCTCGATCACGATGCCGTCGAAGGCCTCGAAAGGGAGATTGAGAACGAAAATGTCACTATTGTTAGAGGAGATGGGGTCGAAATAGCAAGTGGTTTGAACGAAGTCAAGGAGAGTGTAGTGGCGGAATCGACAGAGTCGTACAGCGACACAGATGAGGACATAGGAAAACGCCACGCACGTTACACTAGCTGGGTTCGTCAATCCGGATCATCATCGATGGATGTATCAAGTAATAGCGTTGACGAAGAGGATAACAAACAATCGAGTCCTCCCCGACAGCCAATGCCGACACTCTCTTCGCCCTCAACGCGACGGAGACGCGCAGGCACATTGCCCTCTATGCCTAGCCTCAACAGAATACGTTCAGCTGTGTCGGTTCTCATGCAGGATCCTTCTCCATATTCTCCAACAACTCCAATTAGCTTGGGTCATCGCAGAGGTGCACCATCTAAGATATCCCTACCACCTTCTGAATCGCCCATGTCGTCGATGAGATCTATAGCTCCTTCACCATCTATTCGCCGCTCCTCCAGAGCTACGAGCCACCAGAATATCACGGATCTTGTCCAAGAATGGACAAATTCTGGGCCAGCCAATCGGACAGTAGTGTATTCACCTCGCTCATGA